A genomic region of Hypomesus transpacificus isolate Combined female chromosome 19, fHypTra1, whole genome shotgun sequence contains the following coding sequences:
- the rras2 gene encoding ras-related protein R-Ras2 isoform X1, whose amino-acid sequence MAGWKDGSVQEKYRLVVVGGGGVGKSALTIQFIQSYFVTDYDPTIEDSYTKQCVIDERAARLDILDTAGQEEFGAMREQYMRTGEGFLLVFSVTDRGSFEEIYKFQRQILRVKDRDEFPMILVGNKADLELQRQVTQEEGQQLARQLKVTYMEASAKIRMNVDQAFHELVRVIRKFQEQECPPSPEPTRKEKDKSGCHCVIV is encoded by the exons ATGGCAGGGTGGAAGGACGGCTCGGTGCAGGAGAAGTATCGGCTGGTCGTGGTTGGAGGTGGCGGTGTTGGAAAGTCAGCCTTAACTATCCAATTTATCCAG TCGTACTTTGTGACAGACTATGACCCCACGATTGAGGACTCGTATACGAAGCAGTGTGTGATTGACGAGAGGGCGGCCAGGCTTGACA tTCTGGACACGGCCGGACAGGAAGAGTTTGGAGCCATGAGAGAACAATAcatgaggacaggggagggcttCCTGCTGGTGTTCTCCGTCACTGACAGAGGAAG CTTTGAAGAAATCTACAAATTCCAAAGACAAATCCTCCGAGTTAAAGACCGCGATGAGTTTCCCATGATCCTCGTGGGCAACAAAGCAGACTTAGAACTGCAGCGGCAG GTGACCCAGGAGGAGGGTCAGCAGCTGGCTAGGCAGTTGAAGGTGACGTACATGGAGGCCTCAGCCAAGATCCGTATGAATGTAGACCAGGCCTTCCATGAGCTGGTTAGGGTTATCAG GAAATTTCAAGAGCAGGAATGCCCACCGTCGCCGGAACCCACAAGGAAAGAGAAGGACAAGAGTGGCTGCCACTGTGTGATCGTCTGA
- the rras2 gene encoding ras-related protein R-Ras2 isoform X2: MREQYMRTGEGFLLVFSVTDRGSFEEIYKFQRQILRVKDRDEFPMILVGNKADLELQRQVTQEEGQQLARQLKVTYMEASAKIRMNVDQAFHELVRVIRKFQEQECPPSPEPTRKEKDKSGCHCVIV; encoded by the exons ATGAGAGAACAATAcatgaggacaggggagggcttCCTGCTGGTGTTCTCCGTCACTGACAGAGGAAG CTTTGAAGAAATCTACAAATTCCAAAGACAAATCCTCCGAGTTAAAGACCGCGATGAGTTTCCCATGATCCTCGTGGGCAACAAAGCAGACTTAGAACTGCAGCGGCAG GTGACCCAGGAGGAGGGTCAGCAGCTGGCTAGGCAGTTGAAGGTGACGTACATGGAGGCCTCAGCCAAGATCCGTATGAATGTAGACCAGGCCTTCCATGAGCTGGTTAGGGTTATCAG GAAATTTCAAGAGCAGGAATGCCCACCGTCGCCGGAACCCACAAGGAAAGAGAAGGACAAGAGTGGCTGCCACTGTGTGATCGTCTGA